A window of the Plasmodium vivax chromosome 12, whole genome shotgun sequence genome harbors these coding sequences:
- a CDS encoding lysine-tRNA ligase, putative (encoded by transcript PVX_083400A), with product MFSDLLPILRYHKNIGSHFYKQHSCSSAILNKNKNIICPVHCKQSFARMSEKKEHVMEGEKKVASNQPAKDKKKEEEAEVDPRLYYENRSKLILEQKAKGINPYPHKFERTITVPEFVEKYQHLASGEHLEDTPLNVTGRIMRVSASGQKLRFFDLVGDGAKIQVLANFAFHDHTKSNFAESYDKIRRGDIVGIVGFPGKSKKGELSIFPKETIILSPCLHMLPMKYGLKDTEIRCRQRYLDLMINENTRSTFITRTKIINYLRNFLNDKGFIEVETPTMNLVAGGASARPFITHHNDLDLDLFLRIATELPLKMLIVGGIDKVYEIGKVFRNEGIDNTHNPEFTSCEFYWAYADFYDLIKWSEDFFSSLVMHLFGTYKILYNKDGPEKDPVEIDFTPPYPKVSIVEELEKLTNTKLEQPYDSPETINKMINLIKENKIEMPNPPTAAKLLDQLASHFIENKYPNQPFFIIEHPQIMSPLAKYHRSKPGLTERLEMFICGKEVLNAYTELNDPFKQKECFSAQQKDREKGDAEAFQFDASFCTSLEYGLPPTGGLGLGIDRIAMFLTNKNCIKDVILFPTMRPAS from the exons ATGTTCAGCGATTTACTCCCCATCCTGAGATACCACAAAAACATCGGCAGCCACTTTTACAAACAGCATTCCTGCTCATCAGCAATTCTGaacaagaataaaaatatcatctGCCCGGTTCACTGCAAGCAGTCCTTTGCCAGAATGAGTGAGAAAAAGGAGCACGTGATGGAGGGCGAAAAGAAGGTCGCCAGCAACCAGCCGGCCAA ggacaagaaaaaggaagaggaggcgGAGGTCGACCCACGGCTGTACTACGAAAACAGGTCCAAGTTAATCCTGGAGCAAAAGGCCAAGGGCATCAACCCCTACCCACATAAATTTGAGAGGACGATAACGGTGCCGGAATTTGTGGAAAAGTACCAACACCTGGCGAGCGGAGAGCACCTGGAAGATACCCCCCTAAATGTGACAGGCAGAATAATGAGGGTATCCGCCTCAGGGCAGAAGCTACGCTTTTTCGATTTGGTTGGAGATGGAGCCAAAATACAAGTGCTAGCCAATTTCGCCTTCCATGATCATACCAAGTCAAATTTCGCAGAATCGTATGACAAGATCAGGCGAGGAGACATCGTAGGAATTGTGGGGTTCCcgggaaaaagcaaaaaaggagagttaAGTATATTCCCCAAGGAAACGATCATCCTCTCCCCCTGTCTGCACATGCTGCCAATGAAGTATGGGTTAAAGGACACAGAAATTAGGTGCCGACAGAGGTACCTAGATTTAATGATAAACGAAAACACCAGAAGTACCTTCATTACGAGGACGAAAATTATTAACTACTTAAGAAATTTCCTCAACGATAAAGGATTCATAGAAGTAGAAACTCCCACCATGAATTTAGTAGCAGGGGGGGCAAGTGCCAGGCCATTTATCACTCACCATAATGACTTAGATTTGGATCTCTTCCTCCGTATCGCCACAGAGTTACCTCTAAAAATGCTAATCGTAGGAGGGATAGACAAGGTGTATGAAATAGGAAAGGTCTTCAGAAATGAAGGAATAGACAATACGCATAACCCAGAATTTACTTCGTGTGAATTCTACTGGGCTTATGCAGACTTTTATGACCTCATCAAATGGTCTGAAGATTTTTTCTCCAGCTTAGTTATGCACCTATTTGGGActtacaaaattttgtataataaagATGGGCCAGAGAAAGATCCCGTGGAAATAGATTTCACCCCTCCATACCCTAAGGTGTCAATTGTGGAGGAGCTCGAAAAATTAACCAACACAAAATTGGAACAACCGTATGACTCCCCAGAAACgattaacaaaatgatcAACTtgattaaagaaaataaaatcgaaATGCCAAACCCTCCTACTGCGGCAAAACTGTTAGATCAGCTGGCTTCCCActttatagaaaataaatacccCAATCAGCCTTTCTTCATTATTGAGCACCCACAAATTATGAGCCCCTTAGCCAAGTACCATAGATCCAAGCCGGGGCTAACTGAACGATTGGAAATGTTCATCTGTGGGAAGGAAGTCCTAAATGCATATACAGAATTGAATGACCCTTTTAAACAGAAGGAGTGCTTCTCGGCGCAACAGAAGGATAGGGAAAAGGGAGATGCAGAGGCCTTCCAGTTTGATGCTTCCTTTTGTACTTCCCTCGAATATGGACTGCCCCCCACCGGTGGCCTTGGCCTCGGCATCGACCGAATCGCCATGTTCCTAACCAACAAGAATTGTATTAAGGATGTCATCCTCTTCCCGACCATGCGCCCCGCGAGTTAA